From the genome of Gallus gallus isolate bGalGal1 chromosome 24, bGalGal1.mat.broiler.GRCg7b, whole genome shotgun sequence, one region includes:
- the APLP2 gene encoding amyloid beta precursor like protein 2 isoform X2, which yields MGTARHFPLLLLLGLAGPAVTLAGYIEALAANAGTGFAVAEPQIAMFCGKLNMHVNIQTGKWEPDTSGTKSCFGTKEEILQYCQEMYPDLQITNVVEANQPVSIDSWCKRGKKQCKDHTHIVVPYKCLVGEFVSDVLLVPEKCRFFHKERMDVCESHQHWHTAAKEACLTEGMILHSYGMLLPCGVDQFHGTEYVCCPQTKVVDEALSKEEEDEDEDEDYDTYKSEFPTEAGVEDFTGTAVEEDEDEEDEGEEEEDVVEDRDYYYNSYKVDDYDEETTTEPTSDKAVSEKEVSSDMKSVCSQEAMTGPCRAVMPRWYFDSNKRKCIRFIYGGCGGNRNNFESEEYCMAVCKKMMPTDDVDVYFETPADDNEHARFQKAKEQLEVRHHNRMDRVKKEWEEAEHQAVNLPKAERQTLIQHFQAMVKSLEKEAASEKQQLVETHLARVEAILNDRRRIALENYLAALQAVPPRPHRIVQALKRYVRAENKDRLHTIRHYQHVLAVDPEKAAQMKSQVMTHLRVIEERMNQSLSLLYKVPYVAEEIQDEIDELLQEQRADMDQFTSSISESQVDVRVSSEESEEIHLEGKPFRPFQVKTFPAVPENEGSGMTELDRLSDTEEKVINSKKKVDENVVIDETLDVKEMIFNAERVGGLVDEPDNDNSLRDDFSFSSSALIGLLVIAVAIATVIVISLVMLRKRQYGTISHGIVEVDPMLTPEERHLSKMQNHGYENPTYKYLEQMQI from the exons GCACTCGCAGCCAATGCTGGGACAGGGTTTGCGGTGGCAGAGCCTCAAATTGCCATGTTCTGTGGGAAGCTAAATATGCATGTGAATATCCAGACCGGGAAATGGGAACCTGACACTTCTGGGACCAAGAGCTGCTTTGGAACGAAGGAGGAGATTCTGCAGTACTGCCAGGAG atgtATCCAGACCTTCAGATCACAAATGTCGTGGAAGCCAATCAGCCTGTCAGTATTGACAGCTGGTGCAAGAGGGGGAAGAAGCAGTGCAAGGACCACACTCATATCGTCGTGCCCTACAAGTGCCTGG TGGGTGAGTTTGTGAGCGACGTGCTGCTGGTCCCGGAGAAGTGCCGGTTCTTCCACAAGGAGCGGATGGATGTGTGTGAAAGCCATCAGCACTGGCACACGGCAGCAAAAGAG GCCTGTCTGACAGAAGGGATGATCCTGCACAGTTACGGCATGCTGCTGCCCTGCGGAGTAGACCAGTTCCATGGAACAGAATATGTATGTTGTCCCCAGACAAAAGTTGTGGATGAGGCTCTGTCcaaagaggaagaggatgaagatgaggacGAAGACTATGACACTTACAAAAG TGAGTTCCCTACAGAAGCAGGTGTAGAAGACTTCACAGGAACAGCTGTggaggaagatgaggatgaagaagatgaaggggaggaagaagaggatgtGGTGGAAGATCGTGATTACTATTACAATAGCTACAAAGTAGATGATTACGATGAGGAGACCACTACAGAGCCCACCAGTGACAAGGCTGTTTCTGAAAAGGAAGTGAGCAGTGATATGAAAT CTGTCTGCTCCCAGGAGGCGATGACAGGGCCCTGCCGGGCTGTGATGCCTCGTTGGTACTTCGACTCtaacaagagaaaatgcattcgCTTTATATATGGAGGCTGCGGAGGCAACAGGAACAATTTTGAGTCAGAGGAGTATTGTATGGCTGTGTGTAAAAAGATGA TGCCAACTGATGATGTGGATGTGTATTTCGAAACCCCTGCTGATGACAATGAACATGCCCGCTTCCAGAAGGCgaaggagcagctggaggtCAGGCACCACAACCGCATGGATCGG GTGAAAAAGGAatgggaggaggcagagcaccAAGCTGTAAATCTCCCCAAGGCAGAAAGACAGACTCTCATTCAG CACTTCCAGGCAATGGTTAAATCTCTGGAGAAAGAGGCGGCaagtgagaagcagcagcttgtgGAGACTCACCTGGCTCGTGTGGAAGCCATACTGAATGATCGCCGTCGGATTGCTCTGGAGAActacctggctgccctgcaAGCTGTCCCACCACGA CCCCACCGCATTGTGCAAGCTCTGAAGCGCTACGTTCGTGCTGAGAACAAGGACCGTCTGCACACCATCCGCCATTACCAGCATGTCCTGGCAGTTGACCCAGAAAAGGCTGCACAGATGAAATCTCAG GTGATGACACATCTCCGTGTGATTGAGGAGCGGATGAATCAAAGCTTATCTCTGCTCTACAAGGTGCCATATGTGGCTGAAGAAATCCAGGATGAGATTG ATGAATTGCTTCAGGAGCAGCGTGCAGACATGGATCAGTTCACATCGTCCATTTCTGAATCCCAGGTGGATGTCAGGGTGAGCTCTGAGGAAAGTGAAGAAATTCACCTGGAGGGCAAACCTTTCCGTCCGTTCCAGGTGAAAACATTCCCAGCCGTGCCTGAAAACGAAG GTTCTGGCATGACTGAGTTGGATAGGCTGtctgacactgaagaaaaagtgattaacagcaagaagaaagtgGATGAAAATGTG GTAATTGATGAAACCCTCGACGTGAAGGAAATGATTTTCAATGCGGAGCGCGTCGGTGGGCTGGTGGATGAGCCG GATAATGACAACTCGCTTCGTGATGACTTCAgtttcagcagcagtgccctcatTGGTCTGTTGGTGATTGCTGTTGCCATAGCTACTGTGATAGTCATCAGCTTGGTGATGCTGAGGAAGAGGCAGTATGGAACCATCAGCCATGGAATTGTGGAG GTTGACCCAATGCTTACCCCTGAAGAACGGCATCTGAGCAAGATGCAAAACCATGGCTATGAGAACCCCACTTACAAATACCTGGAGCAGATGCAGATATAA
- the APLP2 gene encoding amyloid beta precursor like protein 2 precursor — MGTARHFPLLLLLGLAGPAVTLAGYIEALAANAGTGFAVAEPQIAMFCGKLNMHVNIQTGKWEPDTSGTKSCFGTKEEILQYCQEMYPDLQITNVVEANQPVSIDSWCKRGKKQCKDHTHIVVPYKCLVGEFVSDVLLVPEKCRFFHKERMDVCESHQHWHTAAKEACLTEGMILHSYGMLLPCGVDQFHGTEYVCCPQTKVVDEALSKEEEDEDEDEDYDTYKSEFPTEAGVEDFTGTAVEEDEDEEDEGEEEEDVVEDRDYYYNSYKVDDYDEETTTEPTSDKAVSEKEVSSDMKSVCSQEAMTGPCRAVMPRWYFDSNKRKCIRFIYGGCGGNRNNFESEEYCMAVCKKMMPTDDVDVYFETPADDNEHARFQKAKEQLEVRHHNRMDRVKKEWEEAEHQAVNLPKAERQTLIQHFQAMVKSLEKEAASEKQQLVETHLARVEAILNDRRRIALENYLAALQAVPPRPHRIVQALKRYVRAENKDRLHTIRHYQHVLAVDPEKAAQMKSQVMTHLRVIEERMNQSLSLLYKVPYVAEEIQDEIDELLQEQRADMDQFTSSISESQVDVRVSSEESEEIHLEGKPFRPFQVKTFPAVPENEDPQPDLYHPMKKGSGMTELDRLSDTEEKVINSKKKVDENVVIDETLDVKEMIFNAERVGGLVDEPDNDNSLRDDFSFSSSALIGLLVIAVAIATVIVISLVMLRKRQYGTISHGIVEVDPMLTPEERHLSKMQNHGYENPTYKYLEQMQI; from the exons GCACTCGCAGCCAATGCTGGGACAGGGTTTGCGGTGGCAGAGCCTCAAATTGCCATGTTCTGTGGGAAGCTAAATATGCATGTGAATATCCAGACCGGGAAATGGGAACCTGACACTTCTGGGACCAAGAGCTGCTTTGGAACGAAGGAGGAGATTCTGCAGTACTGCCAGGAG atgtATCCAGACCTTCAGATCACAAATGTCGTGGAAGCCAATCAGCCTGTCAGTATTGACAGCTGGTGCAAGAGGGGGAAGAAGCAGTGCAAGGACCACACTCATATCGTCGTGCCCTACAAGTGCCTGG TGGGTGAGTTTGTGAGCGACGTGCTGCTGGTCCCGGAGAAGTGCCGGTTCTTCCACAAGGAGCGGATGGATGTGTGTGAAAGCCATCAGCACTGGCACACGGCAGCAAAAGAG GCCTGTCTGACAGAAGGGATGATCCTGCACAGTTACGGCATGCTGCTGCCCTGCGGAGTAGACCAGTTCCATGGAACAGAATATGTATGTTGTCCCCAGACAAAAGTTGTGGATGAGGCTCTGTCcaaagaggaagaggatgaagatgaggacGAAGACTATGACACTTACAAAAG TGAGTTCCCTACAGAAGCAGGTGTAGAAGACTTCACAGGAACAGCTGTggaggaagatgaggatgaagaagatgaaggggaggaagaagaggatgtGGTGGAAGATCGTGATTACTATTACAATAGCTACAAAGTAGATGATTACGATGAGGAGACCACTACAGAGCCCACCAGTGACAAGGCTGTTTCTGAAAAGGAAGTGAGCAGTGATATGAAAT CTGTCTGCTCCCAGGAGGCGATGACAGGGCCCTGCCGGGCTGTGATGCCTCGTTGGTACTTCGACTCtaacaagagaaaatgcattcgCTTTATATATGGAGGCTGCGGAGGCAACAGGAACAATTTTGAGTCAGAGGAGTATTGTATGGCTGTGTGTAAAAAGATGA TGCCAACTGATGATGTGGATGTGTATTTCGAAACCCCTGCTGATGACAATGAACATGCCCGCTTCCAGAAGGCgaaggagcagctggaggtCAGGCACCACAACCGCATGGATCGG GTGAAAAAGGAatgggaggaggcagagcaccAAGCTGTAAATCTCCCCAAGGCAGAAAGACAGACTCTCATTCAG CACTTCCAGGCAATGGTTAAATCTCTGGAGAAAGAGGCGGCaagtgagaagcagcagcttgtgGAGACTCACCTGGCTCGTGTGGAAGCCATACTGAATGATCGCCGTCGGATTGCTCTGGAGAActacctggctgccctgcaAGCTGTCCCACCACGA CCCCACCGCATTGTGCAAGCTCTGAAGCGCTACGTTCGTGCTGAGAACAAGGACCGTCTGCACACCATCCGCCATTACCAGCATGTCCTGGCAGTTGACCCAGAAAAGGCTGCACAGATGAAATCTCAG GTGATGACACATCTCCGTGTGATTGAGGAGCGGATGAATCAAAGCTTATCTCTGCTCTACAAGGTGCCATATGTGGCTGAAGAAATCCAGGATGAGATTG ATGAATTGCTTCAGGAGCAGCGTGCAGACATGGATCAGTTCACATCGTCCATTTCTGAATCCCAGGTGGATGTCAGGGTGAGCTCTGAGGAAAGTGAAGAAATTCACCTGGAGGGCAAACCTTTCCGTCCGTTCCAGGTGAAAACATTCCCAGCCGTGCCTGAAAACGAAG ATCCTCAGCCGGATTTGTACCATCCAATGAAAAAAG GTTCTGGCATGACTGAGTTGGATAGGCTGtctgacactgaagaaaaagtgattaacagcaagaagaaagtgGATGAAAATGTG GTAATTGATGAAACCCTCGACGTGAAGGAAATGATTTTCAATGCGGAGCGCGTCGGTGGGCTGGTGGATGAGCCG GATAATGACAACTCGCTTCGTGATGACTTCAgtttcagcagcagtgccctcatTGGTCTGTTGGTGATTGCTGTTGCCATAGCTACTGTGATAGTCATCAGCTTGGTGATGCTGAGGAAGAGGCAGTATGGAACCATCAGCCATGGAATTGTGGAG GTTGACCCAATGCTTACCCCTGAAGAACGGCATCTGAGCAAGATGCAAAACCATGGCTATGAGAACCCCACTTACAAATACCTGGAGCAGATGCAGATATAA
- the APLP2 gene encoding amyloid beta precursor like protein 2 isoform X4 — protein MGTARHFPLLLLLGLAGPAVTLAGYIEALAANAGTGFAVAEPQIAMFCGKLNMHVNIQTGKWEPDTSGTKSCFGTKEEILQYCQEMYPDLQITNVVEANQPVSIDSWCKRGKKQCKDHTHIVVPYKCLVGEFVSDVLLVPEKCRFFHKERMDVCESHQHWHTAAKEACLTEGMILHSYGMLLPCGVDQFHGTEYVCCPQTKVVDEALSKEEEDEDEDEDYDTYKSEFPTEAGVEDFTGTAVEEDEDEEDEGEEEEDVVEDRDYYYNSYKVDDYDEETTTEPTSDKAVSEKEVSSDMKLPTDDVDVYFETPADDNEHARFQKAKEQLEVRHHNRMDRVKKEWEEAEHQAVNLPKAERQTLIQHFQAMVKSLEKEAASEKQQLVETHLARVEAILNDRRRIALENYLAALQAVPPRPHRIVQALKRYVRAENKDRLHTIRHYQHVLAVDPEKAAQMKSQVMTHLRVIEERMNQSLSLLYKVPYVAEEIQDEIDELLQEQRADMDQFTSSISESQVDVRVSSEESEEIHLEGKPFRPFQVKTFPAVPENEDPQPDLYHPMKKGSGMTELDRLSDTEEKVINSKKKVDENVVIDETLDVKEMIFNAERVGGLVDEPDNDNSLRDDFSFSSSALIGLLVIAVAIATVIVISLVMLRKRQYGTISHGIVEVDPMLTPEERHLSKMQNHGYENPTYKYLEQMQI, from the exons GCACTCGCAGCCAATGCTGGGACAGGGTTTGCGGTGGCAGAGCCTCAAATTGCCATGTTCTGTGGGAAGCTAAATATGCATGTGAATATCCAGACCGGGAAATGGGAACCTGACACTTCTGGGACCAAGAGCTGCTTTGGAACGAAGGAGGAGATTCTGCAGTACTGCCAGGAG atgtATCCAGACCTTCAGATCACAAATGTCGTGGAAGCCAATCAGCCTGTCAGTATTGACAGCTGGTGCAAGAGGGGGAAGAAGCAGTGCAAGGACCACACTCATATCGTCGTGCCCTACAAGTGCCTGG TGGGTGAGTTTGTGAGCGACGTGCTGCTGGTCCCGGAGAAGTGCCGGTTCTTCCACAAGGAGCGGATGGATGTGTGTGAAAGCCATCAGCACTGGCACACGGCAGCAAAAGAG GCCTGTCTGACAGAAGGGATGATCCTGCACAGTTACGGCATGCTGCTGCCCTGCGGAGTAGACCAGTTCCATGGAACAGAATATGTATGTTGTCCCCAGACAAAAGTTGTGGATGAGGCTCTGTCcaaagaggaagaggatgaagatgaggacGAAGACTATGACACTTACAAAAG TGAGTTCCCTACAGAAGCAGGTGTAGAAGACTTCACAGGAACAGCTGTggaggaagatgaggatgaagaagatgaaggggaggaagaagaggatgtGGTGGAAGATCGTGATTACTATTACAATAGCTACAAAGTAGATGATTACGATGAGGAGACCACTACAGAGCCCACCAGTGACAAGGCTGTTTCTGAAAAGGAAGTGAGCAGTGATATGAAAT TGCCAACTGATGATGTGGATGTGTATTTCGAAACCCCTGCTGATGACAATGAACATGCCCGCTTCCAGAAGGCgaaggagcagctggaggtCAGGCACCACAACCGCATGGATCGG GTGAAAAAGGAatgggaggaggcagagcaccAAGCTGTAAATCTCCCCAAGGCAGAAAGACAGACTCTCATTCAG CACTTCCAGGCAATGGTTAAATCTCTGGAGAAAGAGGCGGCaagtgagaagcagcagcttgtgGAGACTCACCTGGCTCGTGTGGAAGCCATACTGAATGATCGCCGTCGGATTGCTCTGGAGAActacctggctgccctgcaAGCTGTCCCACCACGA CCCCACCGCATTGTGCAAGCTCTGAAGCGCTACGTTCGTGCTGAGAACAAGGACCGTCTGCACACCATCCGCCATTACCAGCATGTCCTGGCAGTTGACCCAGAAAAGGCTGCACAGATGAAATCTCAG GTGATGACACATCTCCGTGTGATTGAGGAGCGGATGAATCAAAGCTTATCTCTGCTCTACAAGGTGCCATATGTGGCTGAAGAAATCCAGGATGAGATTG ATGAATTGCTTCAGGAGCAGCGTGCAGACATGGATCAGTTCACATCGTCCATTTCTGAATCCCAGGTGGATGTCAGGGTGAGCTCTGAGGAAAGTGAAGAAATTCACCTGGAGGGCAAACCTTTCCGTCCGTTCCAGGTGAAAACATTCCCAGCCGTGCCTGAAAACGAAG ATCCTCAGCCGGATTTGTACCATCCAATGAAAAAAG GTTCTGGCATGACTGAGTTGGATAGGCTGtctgacactgaagaaaaagtgattaacagcaagaagaaagtgGATGAAAATGTG GTAATTGATGAAACCCTCGACGTGAAGGAAATGATTTTCAATGCGGAGCGCGTCGGTGGGCTGGTGGATGAGCCG GATAATGACAACTCGCTTCGTGATGACTTCAgtttcagcagcagtgccctcatTGGTCTGTTGGTGATTGCTGTTGCCATAGCTACTGTGATAGTCATCAGCTTGGTGATGCTGAGGAAGAGGCAGTATGGAACCATCAGCCATGGAATTGTGGAG GTTGACCCAATGCTTACCCCTGAAGAACGGCATCTGAGCAAGATGCAAAACCATGGCTATGAGAACCCCACTTACAAATACCTGGAGCAGATGCAGATATAA